GACGAAAACACGCCGGGGGATCCGAAACAACCTGAAACTTTTACCCTTGATCAGCTCTTGTCGATGCTGATGACATGGATATCGGTATATTCAGCCAGGCCTTCCTCGCCGAATTCAACCCCCATGCCGGAGGATTTGACGCCGCCCATGGGCACATGGGGCGCGATCAGGGCGTGGGCATTGACCCAGGAAGTGCCGCATTCCAGTTTCTTGGCCACTTCGGTGGCCTTGGCGAGGTCGGAAGACCAGACCGAGCCGCTGAGCCCGAACTCGCTGTTGTTGGCCCGCCCGATGACCTCGTCCAGATCGCTGTAGCGGATGATCGGCAGCACCGGCCCGAACTGTTCCTCGTCGACCAAGCGGGTGCCGTCGGAAATATCGGCGACCAGGGTCAGGGGGTAGAAATAGCCGGGGCCGTCCATCGGCTCGCCGCCACACAGGATCCGCGCCCCCCGGGTCTTGGCGTCTTCGACCAGACCGACCACCTTGTCATACTGCATCTTATTCTGGATCGGCCCCATCAGCACGCCCTGCTCCAGGCCGTTGCCGACCGGTGTCGCCTCGGCGATTTTGGTCAGGGTTTCACAGACTTCATCATAGATATCGTCATGGACATAGAGCCGCTTGATGGCGGCGCAGGTCTGGCCGCTGTTGATGAAGGCGCCGCCGAAGATTTTCTCGGCCATTTTACTCACATCGGTGTCGGGCAGCACGATCGCTGCGTCGTTGCCGCCCAGCTCCAGGGTCAGGCGTTTCATGGTCCCGGCGGCACTCTGCATCACTTTTTTGCCGGTCGCGCAGGAGCCGGTGAAGACCACCTTCTTGATATTGTCATGGTCGGTCATCCACTGGCCCAGTTCATCGGTACCGGTCACCACATTGAGGACGCCGGCCGGCAGCACCGTATTGAGCAGCTCCACCATGCGGATGGTGCTGAGCGGAGTGAAGGGCGACGGCTTGAGCACCACCGTGTTGCCGGTGCGGATTGCGGGCACGATATGCCAGATGGCAATCATCAGCGGCCAGTTCCAGGGGGTGATGGACGCCACCACGCCGAGCGGCTGACGATGCAGTTCGATGCGCTGGGCGTCGCTGTCCTCGATCACCTTGACCGGAAGCTCGAAATTGGCCTGCGCCCCGGCCCAGGCCATACACGCGCCCATCTCGAATTCGGAGCCCATACCGCCAAGCGGCTTGCCCTGCTCCATGGTCAGCAGGCGGCTGAGCTCACCCATATTGTCTTCCAGCACCTTGGCCATGTCGAGGCAGGCCTGCTTGCGCGTCTCGTTGCTCTCCCGGCTCCAGCTTTGGAACGCCTTGTCGGCGGCCGCCACGGCGGCATCAAGATCGGCCTTGGTCGCGATCGGCGCCTTACCAACCAGTTCCCGGGTCGCGGGATTCAGAATATCGAATGTGTCTGCGGTCTCTACCTTTTGACCGTCAATGATCAGAGAATAGCTTGTCATCGGCCTTCCTTTATTCCTGTAGTGAATTTTCAGGGTAGCGCGGGCAACAGACCGTCACAATCATACCTTCGTATCGGCTTTACAACCTCAGCACCAGTTTTCCGCCCCGGGCCCGGGAACAGCAGGAAATGATGCGGTCGCCGCGCATCCGTTCCGATTTGGACAGCACCTTGTCGCGATGATCGATGTCGCCGTCCAGCACCTGCACCTCGCAGGCGCCGCACAGCCCTTCCTCACAGTCGGAGGAAACATCAACCCCGGCCTCGCGCAGCGCCTGCAGCAAGGTCTGGTCGGACCGGACGTGCACATCGACACCGGAATCCGCCAGCGTGACGTCAAAGTCATGCTCTTTGGAGGGATCAAGTGTGGTTTCGACCGAGGAAAAATGCTCGTAATTCAGGGTGTGGTCGGGCCAGGCCGCAGACATTTCCTCCAGCGCCTCCAGCATGCGGCCGGGACCGCAGGCATATATTTTCTGCCCTGCCGGCAGGTCGGCGGTCAGGTTGGCGAGGTCCAGCCGCCGCCCCAGGTCCCTGGCATAAAGATGCAGCCGGGCGCCGTGGGTCTGCTTCAGCCGGTCGATAAAGGACATATGATCCAGCGCCCGCCCGGCATAATGCAACTGATAGTCCTTGCCCAATGCCTTGAGCCGGTCAGCCATGGCCATGATCGGGGTAATGCCGATGCCGCCGGCAATCAGCAGGTAACTGCTCGCTTTTTCATCGAGGCGGAAATGGTTTTTCGGCCCGATGATGCTG
This DNA window, taken from Emcibacter nanhaiensis, encodes the following:
- a CDS encoding aldehyde dehydrogenase family protein → MTSYSLIIDGQKVETADTFDILNPATRELVGKAPIATKADLDAAVAAADKAFQSWSRESNETRKQACLDMAKVLEDNMGELSRLLTMEQGKPLGGMGSEFEMGACMAWAGAQANFELPVKVIEDSDAQRIELHRQPLGVVASITPWNWPLMIAIWHIVPAIRTGNTVVLKPSPFTPLSTIRMVELLNTVLPAGVLNVVTGTDELGQWMTDHDNIKKVVFTGSCATGKKVMQSAAGTMKRLTLELGGNDAAIVLPDTDVSKMAEKIFGGAFINSGQTCAAIKRLYVHDDIYDEVCETLTKIAEATPVGNGLEQGVLMGPIQNKMQYDKVVGLVEDAKTRGARILCGGEPMDGPGYFYPLTLVADISDGTRLVDEEQFGPVLPIIRYSDLDEVIGRANNSEFGLSGSVWSSDLAKATEVAKKLECGTSWVNAHALIAPHVPMGGVKSSGMGVEFGEEGLAEYTDIHVISIDKS